In Synechocystis sp. PCC 6714, the following are encoded in one genomic region:
- a CDS encoding fluorescence recovery protein, with product MLQTAEAPWSQAETQSAHALFRKAYERELDGLLATVQAQASQITKIDDLWKLHDFLSAKRHEIDGKYDDRQSVIVFVFAQLLKEGLVEAEELAFLAPDKQSKIKALARL from the coding sequence ATGTTACAAACCGCCGAAGCCCCCTGGTCCCAAGCTGAAACCCAGTCTGCCCACGCTCTATTTCGCAAGGCCTATGAAAGGGAGTTGGATGGACTGTTGGCAACGGTGCAGGCCCAAGCTTCCCAGATTACAAAAATTGATGATCTTTGGAAACTCCACGACTTTTTGAGTGCAAAACGCCACGAAATAGACGGTAAGTACGACGATCGCCAGTCGGTGATTGTTTTTGTCTTTGCCCAATTGCTCAAGGAAGGCCTGGTGGAGGCGGAAGAGTTAGCGTTTCTAGCTCCTGATAAGCAATCTAAAATCAAGGCCCTGGCCCGTCTCTGA
- a CDS encoding orange carotenoid-binding protein encodes MPFTIDSARGIFPNTLAADVVPATIARFSQLNAEDQLALIWFAYLEMGKTLTIAAPGAASMQLAENALKEIQGMTPLQQTQAMCDLANRADTPLCRTYASWSPNIKLGFWYRLGELMEQGLVAPIPAGYQLSANANAVLATIQGLESGQQITVLRNAVVDMGFTVGKDIKRIAEPVVPPQDTASRTKVTIEGVTNATVLNYMDNLNANDFDTLIELFTSDGALQPPFQRPIVGKENVLRFFREECQNLKLIPERGVTEPAEDGFTQIKVTGKVQTPWFGGNVGMNIAWRFLLNPEGKIFFVAIDLLASPKELLNFAR; translated from the coding sequence ATGCCATTCACCATTGACTCTGCCCGTGGAATTTTCCCCAACACCCTAGCTGCAGACGTTGTGCCTGCCACCATTGCCCGTTTTTCCCAGCTTAATGCCGAAGATCAGCTGGCTTTGATTTGGTTTGCCTATCTAGAAATGGGCAAGACCCTCACCATTGCTGCCCCCGGGGCCGCCAGTATGCAGCTAGCAGAAAATGCCCTCAAAGAAATTCAAGGCATGACTCCCCTACAACAGACCCAGGCCATGTGTGACTTGGCTAACCGGGCTGATACTCCCCTGTGCCGCACCTACGCTAGTTGGTCTCCCAACATCAAATTAGGCTTCTGGTATCGTTTAGGGGAATTGATGGAGCAGGGCCTTGTGGCTCCTATTCCCGCTGGGTACCAACTTTCTGCCAACGCCAACGCCGTACTGGCCACCATCCAAGGTTTAGAGTCCGGTCAACAGATTACCGTATTGCGAAACGCCGTGGTGGATATGGGCTTCACTGTCGGTAAAGATATTAAGCGCATTGCTGAACCCGTTGTCCCCCCCCAGGACACCGCCAGCCGCACCAAAGTCACCATTGAGGGGGTAACCAATGCCACCGTCCTGAACTACATGGACAACCTCAATGCCAACGATTTCGATACCTTAATTGAATTATTCACCTCCGACGGCGCCCTCCAGCCTCCTTTCCAACGCCCCATTGTTGGCAAAGAGAATGTGCTCCGCTTTTTCCGGGAAGAGTGCCAAAATCTGAAATTGATCCCGGAGCGGGGAGTGACCGAACCGGCCGAAGATGGTTTCACCCAAATTAAAGTTACCGGTAAAGTGCAAACTCCTTGGTTTGGCGGCAACGTGGGCATGAACATCGCCTGGCGCTTCCTCCTCAACCCCGAAGGAAAAATCTTCTTCGTGGCGATCGATCTGCTTGCTTCCCCCAAAGAATTGCTTAACTTCGCCCGCTAA
- the ribBA gene encoding bifunctional 3,4-dihydroxy-2-butanone-4-phosphate synthase/GTP cyclohydrolase II: MFDSIDSALADIKAGKAVVVVDDENRENEGDLICAAQFATPPLINFMAVEARGLICLAMTGDRLDELDLPLMVSKNTDSNQTAFTVSIDAAPHLGVSTGISAEDRARTIQIAINPVTKPEDLSRPGHIFPLRAKTGGVLKRAGHTEAAVDLSRLAGLYPAGVICEIQNADGSMARLPELVEYARKYGLKLISIADLISYRLQHDRFVQRETICQFPSQFGEFKLYAYRNLLDQTEHIAIVKGDPAQFGQQPVMVRMHSECLTGDALGSLRCDCRMQLQAALKMLENHGLGVVVYLRQEGRGIGLVNKLKAYSLQDLGYDTVEANERLGFPADLRDYGMGAQMLNDLGVKQIRLITNNPRKIAGLKGYGLEIVERVPLLIEANDYNSHYLTTKAEKLGHWLVKTYLLAIAVKFSPNVASSQQRYEKLEKIRALLQGTPLMVHEDNRPVAIALFGKNGLIFHVGLDQNLSPGQPWQKDHNAPYPALVKNFLGQLKSWPDLQSLSFLVAQGEDPMGTLQVSLERESLPFDHFSADALDQWQCQTVYTYGKTMEE, translated from the coding sequence ATGTTTGATTCCATTGATTCGGCCCTAGCTGATATTAAAGCGGGCAAGGCCGTGGTGGTGGTGGACGACGAAAATCGGGAAAATGAAGGGGATTTGATCTGTGCAGCCCAATTTGCCACTCCCCCTTTGATCAACTTTATGGCGGTGGAAGCCCGGGGCTTGATTTGCCTAGCCATGACTGGCGATCGCCTGGATGAATTGGATTTGCCCTTGATGGTGAGCAAAAATACTGACAGCAATCAAACCGCTTTCACCGTCAGCATTGATGCCGCGCCCCATTTGGGGGTAAGCACTGGTATTTCCGCCGAGGATCGGGCCCGCACCATCCAAATTGCCATCAACCCTGTTACGAAACCGGAAGACCTTTCCCGCCCCGGCCACATTTTTCCCTTGCGGGCCAAAACTGGGGGAGTACTGAAACGGGCTGGCCACACGGAAGCGGCCGTGGATTTATCTCGCCTAGCGGGGCTGTATCCAGCGGGGGTAATTTGCGAAATTCAAAATGCCGATGGTTCCATGGCTCGGCTACCAGAACTAGTGGAGTATGCCCGCAAATATGGCCTCAAGCTGATCAGCATTGCCGATTTAATCAGTTACCGACTCCAGCACGACCGCTTTGTGCAAAGGGAGACCATTTGCCAATTTCCCAGTCAGTTTGGCGAATTTAAACTCTATGCTTACCGCAATTTATTAGATCAAACGGAACACATTGCCATCGTTAAGGGCGACCCGGCCCAGTTTGGCCAACAACCGGTAATGGTGCGAATGCACTCAGAATGTTTAACTGGCGATGCCCTCGGTTCCCTGCGCTGTGACTGTCGTATGCAACTCCAGGCGGCCCTAAAAATGCTGGAAAACCATGGCCTGGGGGTGGTGGTTTACCTGCGCCAGGAAGGTCGGGGTATCGGTTTGGTGAATAAACTCAAGGCCTATTCCCTGCAAGATTTGGGCTATGACACGGTGGAAGCCAATGAAAGACTCGGTTTTCCGGCGGATCTGCGGGACTACGGCATGGGAGCACAAATGCTCAATGATTTAGGGGTCAAACAAATCCGCTTGATCACCAACAATCCCCGTAAAATTGCTGGGCTGAAAGGCTATGGGCTAGAAATTGTTGAGCGGGTACCCCTGTTAATTGAAGCCAATGATTACAATTCCCATTACCTGACTACCAAGGCGGAAAAGCTCGGCCATTGGTTAGTCAAAACCTATCTGTTGGCGATCGCCGTTAAGTTTTCCCCCAACGTAGCTTCGTCTCAACAACGGTACGAAAAACTAGAAAAAATCCGTGCCTTGTTACAGGGCACCCCCCTAATGGTCCACGAAGATAATCGGCCCGTGGCGATCGCCTTGTTTGGCAAAAACGGCCTAATTTTCCATGTGGGGCTGGACCAGAATTTATCGCCGGGGCAACCTTGGCAAAAAGATCACAACGCTCCCTACCCTGCTTTAGTGAAGAACTTTCTCGGACAACTAAAAAGTTGGCCAGATTTGCAGTCCCTGTCTTTTCTGGTAGCCCAAGGAGAAGATCCCATGGGCACATTACAGGTCAGTTTGGAACGGGAAAGCCTACCTTTTGACCATTTCAGCGCCGACGCTCTGGACCAATGGCAATGCCAAACAGTTTACACCTACGGCAAAACCATGGAGGAATAG
- the hisF gene encoding imidazole glycerol phosphate synthase subunit HisF: MTLAKRILPCLDVNAGRVVKGINFVDLQDAGDPVELARAYNQAGADELVFLDITATHEQRDTIIDVVYRTAEEVFIPLTVGGGISTLEHIKNLLRAGADKVSVNSSAVRDPDFISRASDRFGRQCIVVAIDARRRLDAHNPGWDVYVRGGRENTGLDAIAWAEEVAQRGAGELLVTSMDGDGTQAGYDLALTAAIAERVEIPVIASGGAGNCQHVYEAFTEGKAQAALLASLLHYGQLTISELKDFLQARQIPVRETGLGGQRKN, encoded by the coding sequence ATGACCTTAGCGAAACGGATTCTGCCTTGTTTGGATGTCAATGCAGGGCGGGTGGTTAAAGGCATAAACTTTGTTGATCTCCAGGATGCCGGGGATCCGGTGGAACTAGCCCGGGCCTATAACCAAGCGGGGGCGGACGAGTTGGTCTTTTTAGACATCACCGCCACCCATGAGCAAAGGGATACCATTATCGATGTGGTCTATCGCACTGCCGAAGAGGTGTTTATTCCCCTAACGGTGGGAGGGGGGATTTCTACGCTGGAACATATTAAAAATTTACTCCGGGCCGGGGCAGATAAGGTGAGTGTTAATTCCTCCGCTGTGCGGGACCCGGACTTTATTAGTCGGGCCAGTGACCGTTTTGGGCGGCAATGCATTGTAGTGGCGATCGATGCCCGGCGGCGCTTAGATGCCCATAACCCGGGTTGGGATGTGTATGTACGGGGTGGCCGGGAAAATACCGGACTAGATGCGATCGCCTGGGCGGAGGAAGTGGCCCAACGGGGGGCAGGGGAATTGCTGGTCACCAGTATGGACGGAGATGGCACCCAAGCCGGTTACGATTTAGCCTTGACAGCGGCGATCGCCGAGCGGGTGGAAATTCCGGTTATCGCTTCCGGGGGAGCTGGTAATTGTCAGCATGTTTATGAAGCGTTTACCGAGGGTAAAGCCCAAGCGGCCCTGCTAGCATCCCTGTTGCACTATGGTCAGTTAACCATTAGTGAATTGAAAGACTTTTTACAGGCAAGACAAATCCCCGTCAGGGAAACTGGTTTAGGTGGTCAAAGGAAAAACTGA
- a CDS encoding EVE domain-containing protein has protein sequence MAHWLFQGNPKYYRILQAIEEQEQLPWLVTRYGKEIKVGDRALVWMAGPEAGIYAIAEVTKPPEIHGELLDKQYWLVPDQAKLDKPRVQLTFLRKLLGQPLRRHELKQDQILRDLSVIRAPNSTNFRVTEEQWQRVYGLKG, from the coding sequence ATGGCCCATTGGTTATTTCAAGGTAATCCCAAGTACTATCGCATTCTCCAAGCCATTGAAGAGCAAGAGCAATTGCCCTGGTTGGTAACCCGTTATGGCAAAGAGATTAAAGTTGGCGATCGGGCGTTGGTGTGGATGGCCGGGCCAGAGGCGGGAATTTATGCCATTGCCGAAGTAACCAAGCCGCCGGAAATCCATGGGGAACTACTGGACAAACAATATTGGTTAGTCCCTGACCAAGCAAAGTTAGATAAGCCAAGGGTGCAACTCACATTTTTACGTAAGTTGCTGGGACAACCTCTGCGCCGCCACGAGCTCAAACAGGATCAGATTCTTCGGGATTTGTCTGTCATTCGAGCACCCAATAGTACAAACTTTCGAGTTACAGAGGAGCAATGGCAACGGGTTTATGGCCTTAAAGGCTAG
- a CDS encoding glycoside hydrolase family protein, translating to MIDHKFLVDPNPHSPSDISLAKNRPWLASPWPWTLAIAILLGWGGVALWQSPWSKLKLPTFSGQVEIAPLVMEGGDPYLRALMRTISASEANTPQPYNVIYGGQHVRDLSEHPNRCVKIFMGPNRGNCSTASGRYQFLNTTWAEKASKYHPQPQKFLLWKNYSFEPEYQDQVLYRWLADNNAWGMDIAQQLRAGRLNQVLEHLSPTWTSLGYGIEDNVMTSRLPELYQQLLQEELLLAHHHHHD from the coding sequence ATGATTGACCACAAATTTTTAGTTGACCCCAATCCCCACTCCCCATCAGATATTTCCTTGGCTAAAAATCGGCCTTGGTTGGCTTCCCCCTGGCCCTGGACCCTGGCGATCGCCATTTTGCTGGGCTGGGGCGGCGTAGCCCTGTGGCAGTCCCCTTGGTCAAAGCTGAAACTACCCACCTTTTCTGGTCAAGTGGAGATTGCGCCCCTGGTGATGGAAGGGGGAGATCCCTATCTACGGGCCTTAATGCGGACGATCAGTGCTAGTGAAGCCAATACACCCCAACCTTATAACGTCATCTATGGAGGGCAACATGTGCGGGATTTGAGCGAACATCCCAACCGTTGCGTCAAGATTTTTATGGGGCCTAATCGGGGCAATTGTAGTACGGCCTCCGGTCGCTATCAGTTTTTGAACACCACCTGGGCAGAAAAAGCCAGTAAATACCACCCCCAGCCCCAAAAGTTTTTGCTCTGGAAAAATTATAGTTTTGAGCCAGAATATCAAGACCAGGTGCTTTACCGTTGGCTGGCGGATAATAATGCTTGGGGCATGGACATTGCCCAACAGTTGCGGGCAGGACGATTAAATCAGGTGTTGGAACACCTTTCCCCCACCTGGACCAGTTTGGGCTACGGCATTGAGGATAATGTGATGACGAGTCGGCTACCGGAACTTTACCAACAGTTGTTGCAGGAGGAATTGCTTTTAGCCCACCACCATCACCACGATTGA